A segment of the Candidatus Izimaplasma bacterium HR1 genome:
AAGAACATTTAATTTGCATAGAATAGATACTTTGTTATAATTATAATGGATTAGAGGTGGAGGACATGAAGGCAGATTTGCATATGCATTCAACATATTCTGATGGTTTGAAAACAACAGAAGAATTATTTAGACTAGCTAAAAAAAATAAAGTCGATATAATCGCAATTACCGATCATGATATTGTTAAGGATGTAGAGAAAAACAAAGAGGATTCGATTAAGTATGGAATTAAGTATATTCCTGGGATTGAATTATCAACAGTAAATGAAGGGAAACCTGTTCATGTTTTAGGTTACTTCAAAGATGATAGTTATTATTCTGATGAATTAACTTCATACTATAAGGAAATCAAAGAAAATAGAGAAAATAGAGCCCGAAAATTTATTGAGAATTTGAAGTGTTATTTCAACATTGAAATAACTTATCAAGACGTGTTTAAATATTCAAACGGGATTATTGCTAGACCACATATAGCGAAGGCGATAACGGTAAAATATCCTGAATTTGGACATGATTATGTTTTTGATAATTTTATTGGAGATAGTTCAAAAGCTTATGTCCCTAGTTGTGAACTTAGTGTAGAAGAGGGAATCAATCTTTTAAGAAGAAACAATTGTGTAGTAGTTTTAGCACACCCGACTTTATTAAGAGAGAATATTCATGATTCTGTTATTAACCATGATTTCGATGGGTTGGAAGCAGTCTATTACCGTAATAAATCGGGTGATGAAGACAAGTATCGTAGTATTGCAAAAGCTAAGAATCTAATAATTACAGCAGGTAGTGATTATCATGGTATTCCACATGATACAAAGCATGGTGTTGTAGGGGAAATGTATATTGAGGGTAATGATTTAGTTAACTTTCTGAATCAACTTAAAAAATAGTTCATAATTTTTGAGATATAACTTTTTTATAGTATAATATAAATAACAAGAGAGGATGTGTTTTTATGAGAAATAGATCAGTTACTGAAAGCTTACGTTACAAGGATAGAGGGCATATTTTCTATACTATTATCGAAGGTTTTGACAGTGAACAAGATTGTTTAGAATTAAAATACACTGATGACGAGAAGACATATGAGTGGGATTACTATTTTGAAGAAGATGGTAAGAGTGCTTTAGAACATATTTCTGATGCGTCATACGAAGTGCTTAAAAAAGGATTTGTAGAAAATCTAAGTCATAATGGTTATTACCTTCATAAAGGAGAATATCAACTATTAAAAGAAGCCATAGTTATTTTTGTAAGTCATAAAAAATATATAGTAGATATTTGTAAAATCAATGGACTTTGCTAAAAAAAATGATAAAGTAATATCACTGGGAGTATTAATACTCACGGTGATATTTGTGTTTGTTTTTACAAGAAGTTTCTTCCTTGGTTTT
Coding sequences within it:
- the polC_1 gene encoding DNA polymerase III PolC-type — its product is MKADLHMHSTYSDGLKTTEELFRLAKKNKVDIIAITDHDIVKDVEKNKEDSIKYGIKYIPGIELSTVNEGKPVHVLGYFKDDSYYSDELTSYYKEIKENRENRARKFIENLKCYFNIEITYQDVFKYSNGIIARPHIAKAITVKYPEFGHDYVFDNFIGDSSKAYVPSCELSVEEGINLLRRNNCVVVLAHPTLLRENIHDSVINHDFDGLEAVYYRNKSGDEDKYRSIAKAKNLIITAGSDYHGIPHDTKHGVVGEMYIEGNDLVNFLNQLKK